Proteins co-encoded in one Myripristis murdjan chromosome 4, fMyrMur1.1, whole genome shotgun sequence genomic window:
- the c4h19orf25 gene encoding UPF0449 protein C19orf25 homolog, whose translation MNLGSRNKKRTVLPSRPAPPTVEQILEDLSRAEATDPVFSILDHGGPDSAAAADSDVELKFQQSRRLLQLNQRLQEARGRLAQQSEELREAGERLERDVAEVKGRAL comes from the exons ATGAATTTAGGCTCCAGGAACAAGAAGCGCACGGTGCTGCCCAGCCGGCCCGCCCCCCCCACCGTGGAGCAGATCCTGGAGGACCTGAGCCGAGCGGAGGCCACCGACCCCGTCTTCAGCATCCTGGACCACGGCGGCCCAG ACTCTGCGGCCGCCGCCGACAGCGACGTGGAGCTGAAGTTCCAGCAGAGCCGCCGCCTCCTGCAGCTGAACCAGCGGCTGCAGGAGGCGCGAGGCCGGCTCGCCCAGCAGAGCGAGGAGCTGCGGGAGGCGGGGGAGCGGCTGGAGCGGGACGTGGCCGAGGTCAAAGGTCGGGCGCTGTGA